Proteins encoded in a region of the Novibacillus thermophilus genome:
- a CDS encoding helix-turn-helix domain-containing protein, which translates to MEFGSKLKKLREEHNLSQEELAQKLNVSRQAVYKWEAHKGYPDIHNLIRLSDMFDVTIDDLIRSDKKLQDKISIDEERSFEQFSDPGFYIGIVLVFLGLVLFDHSLSYAFTIVGLLTMVFLTDVIQSVKSLFNSKES; encoded by the coding sequence ATGGAATTTGGCAGCAAACTGAAGAAGTTGAGGGAAGAACACAATCTGTCCCAGGAAGAGTTGGCCCAGAAGTTAAACGTTTCCCGCCAGGCGGTTTACAAGTGGGAGGCACATAAAGGCTACCCTGACATACACAATTTGATCAGATTGAGTGACATGTTTGACGTGACCATAGACGATCTCATCAGAAGTGATAAAAAGTTGCAGGATAAGATTAGTATTGACGAAGAAAGGTCGTTTGAACAATTCTCGGACCCGGGGTTCTACATAGGAATCGTATTGGTTTTTCTCGGGTTAGTCCTTTTTGATCATTCACTGTCCTACGCGTTCACGATTGTCGGGTTGCTCACCATGGTGTTTTTGACGGATGTGATCCAATCGGTCAAATCCCTTTTTAATTCCAAAGAATCGTAA
- a CDS encoding YcdB/YcdC domain-containing protein: protein MVSFRADDGKPLSGGSDEEGEYVSFEPLPELLPDGGISHGSSIEQLIGVDESQLERVRELDMGDQLGVVWRDRKWRDDTEDRSLKGFFDRRTQDTVKAMIDKKSGRLCSFMWFAERNGDLALTREECLHIALSFLQQILPEPHRYLRLKRWSDEETDSRREMFTFRLYAGNVPVYLQYVQICVNRTTGYVDHFTGMDIDPTQLDLVPTSPEVERETAKANYLQALDFKLTWQKDDDKGEDAYMLVYKLCHRDTQKTIPFIDAVTGEVICEQ, encoded by the coding sequence GTGGTCTCGTTCAGGGCTGATGACGGGAAGCCGCTAAGCGGAGGATCAGACGAAGAAGGCGAATACGTTTCATTTGAACCACTGCCTGAACTGTTGCCAGACGGGGGTATTTCCCACGGCAGTTCTATCGAGCAGTTGATCGGGGTTGATGAATCCCAGCTTGAGAGAGTGCGTGAACTGGACATGGGCGACCAGTTGGGGGTCGTGTGGCGTGACCGAAAGTGGCGGGACGATACAGAAGACCGGTCGCTGAAAGGTTTTTTCGATCGACGTACACAGGATACGGTGAAAGCGATGATCGACAAGAAGAGTGGACGGTTGTGCTCGTTCATGTGGTTTGCGGAACGAAACGGCGATCTGGCGTTGACGCGCGAGGAATGCTTGCACATAGCCCTGTCGTTTTTGCAACAAATCCTTCCCGAACCACACCGCTACTTACGTCTCAAGCGATGGAGTGATGAAGAGACTGATAGCCGCCGGGAAATGTTCACGTTCCGCCTGTACGCAGGCAATGTTCCCGTTTATTTACAGTATGTGCAAATATGTGTGAACCGGACGACGGGTTATGTCGACCATTTTACCGGAATGGACATCGATCCGACCCAGTTAGACCTTGTTCCCACTTCCCCCGAAGTGGAGCGGGAAACGGCGAAAGCAAACTATTTACAGGCCCTCGACTTTAAACTCACCTGGCAAAAAGATGACGACAAAGGGGAAGACGCGTACATGCTCGTTTACAAACTGTGTCATCGCGACACGCAAAAAACGATCCCCTTTATCGACGCGGTCACGGGCGAGGTCATTTGTGAACAGTGA
- a CDS encoding YcdB/YcdC domain-containing protein — translation MKQKMTGVVHKVTLEQLKEQARAIADVPEHYALEIEDFMQNEAKPESGEAMFVWSDPETGEGILVTLGKNCDLIDLTVDREGEENTTVRLLPLSERQKRAEQFMTKHYPEALKLFHLTHTNEKRGAVQFTYEQKVMGLPLPHSGCDVKVNDSGDIVGFTYHGEKPAPDVPAELVSKESLRQHVADSLDLRLQVACLHEEIYEGVTGNGDSCMNLSRAWSRSGLMTGSR, via the coding sequence TTGAAACAAAAAATGACGGGAGTGGTGCACAAGGTGACTCTGGAACAACTGAAAGAGCAGGCCCGTGCCATCGCGGACGTACCGGAACACTATGCCCTTGAAATAGAAGACTTTATGCAGAACGAAGCTAAGCCGGAATCAGGTGAGGCGATGTTTGTTTGGTCGGACCCCGAGACCGGCGAAGGGATTTTGGTCACACTCGGGAAGAATTGCGACCTTATCGATCTGACAGTTGACCGGGAGGGCGAAGAGAATACAACTGTACGTCTACTCCCTCTCTCTGAACGTCAGAAACGCGCTGAGCAATTTATGACGAAGCACTATCCCGAGGCGCTCAAGTTGTTTCACTTGACGCACACAAATGAGAAAAGAGGGGCCGTACAGTTCACGTATGAACAGAAAGTGATGGGCTTGCCGCTTCCGCACAGCGGTTGTGACGTGAAAGTAAATGACAGCGGGGACATTGTCGGATTTACCTATCACGGTGAGAAACCGGCGCCAGACGTTCCGGCAGAACTCGTTTCCAAAGAGAGCTTGCGGCAACACGTGGCGGACAGTCTCGACCTCCGGTTGCAAGTCGCTTGTCTGCACGAAGAGATATACGAGGGGGTAACGGGAAATGGCGACTCGTGTATGAACCTCTCCCGCGCGTGGTCTCGTTCAGGGCTGATGACGGGAAGCCGCTAA
- a CDS encoding acetylxylan esterase, producing MQFDMPLSELKAYTGKSPKPEDFEAYWERGLKELDQQSLAYELEPAAFQSDQADCYHLYFTGVGGAKVHCKLAKPKGRSGTGPGIVMFHGYTVNSGDWFDKVNYAAHGVTVLAMDCRGQGGRSEDNLHVKGTTVRGHIIRGVDDPDPDRLYYRHVFLDTVQAARILMAMEEVDPGRVGVYGASQGGALAVACAALEPRIKEVVAVYPFLSDYKRVWELDIDNSAYKEISYYFKMFDPNHEREDEIFQKLGYIDIQHLAERIEASVLWVTALNDMACPPSTQFAAYNKIKAKKELLLYHEYGHEHLPQLSDRVFQRFLTL from the coding sequence ATGCAGTTTGACATGCCTTTGTCAGAACTGAAAGCGTATACGGGGAAAAGTCCGAAACCGGAAGACTTTGAAGCGTACTGGGAACGGGGGTTAAAGGAACTGGATCAGCAGTCGCTCGCTTATGAACTCGAGCCGGCGGCATTTCAGTCTGATCAGGCAGACTGCTATCACCTGTACTTTACTGGTGTCGGCGGCGCGAAAGTTCACTGTAAGCTGGCGAAGCCAAAGGGGAGGTCCGGGACAGGACCGGGGATCGTCATGTTTCACGGGTATACGGTGAACAGCGGCGACTGGTTCGACAAAGTGAACTACGCCGCCCACGGCGTGACGGTACTGGCCATGGACTGCCGCGGGCAAGGCGGGCGGTCTGAAGACAATCTTCACGTCAAAGGGACGACAGTGAGGGGCCACATTATTCGCGGGGTGGACGACCCGGACCCGGACCGCTTGTACTACCGCCACGTCTTCCTTGATACAGTGCAAGCAGCGAGAATCTTGATGGCGATGGAAGAGGTGGACCCAGGGCGAGTCGGCGTGTACGGCGCTTCGCAGGGAGGGGCCCTCGCTGTCGCGTGTGCGGCGTTGGAACCGCGCATCAAAGAGGTGGTCGCCGTCTACCCGTTTTTGTCCGATTACAAGCGGGTGTGGGAACTGGACATAGACAACTCGGCTTACAAAGAGATTTCTTATTACTTTAAAATGTTCGATCCGAATCACGAAAGGGAAGACGAGATTTTTCAGAAACTGGGCTACATTGACATTCAGCACTTAGCTGAGCGAATAGAGGCCAGTGTGTTGTGGGTCACGGCTTTGAACGACATGGCTTGTCCGCCGTCGACGCAGTTTGCCGCCTACAACAAAATTAAAGCGAAGAAGGAATTGCTGTTGTACCATGAGTACGGCCATGAACACTTACCGCAGTTGAGTGACAGAGTTTTTCAACGCTTTCTCACCTTGTAG
- a CDS encoding transglycosylase domain-containing protein, with amino-acid sequence MGDEMQKPNARPSPGWTPLTETKWFQRSRLFFRWTFYGLAGCAASVLLGFLVLKSQPLPEPVQPLTTHIYSDDGRLIDELHSGEKREYVPLENIPPALIQATIAVEDRFFYDHFGLSPRGILRAAWTDLKEMALVEGASTITQQLARNLYLSHDRTWARKLKEAKYALQLEIHYDKDTLLEMYLNEVYFGHQAYGVGQAAKMFFGKKPEDLTVAECALLAGIPKGAGTYSPYIHPDNAKERQLVVLKAMEREGYLTRDEVNEIARQPLSYKPPQTTETQAPYFRDYIKSLAVHRYGLNQDQIENGGLHIYTTLDLDLQQQAERAIQQHIDTDSELQAALIAVDSKTGAIKAMVGGTDYEKTQYNRTLAKRQPGSAFKPFLYLSALEDGFTPATMMKSEPTTFTYGDDEVYKPQNYHGQYAYRPITMREALVRSDNVYAVKTHFKLGLQPLVETAEQLGIKENLSPHPSLALGSIPVSPLEMTEAYTTIARQGEHVGLTAIKRIEDSRGNVLAEADITSERVASPAYTFVLTHMMQGVFDDEGGTGNIVRQLVKRPVAGKTGTTDWDSWMIGFDTDLVTTVWVGYDQNEKLSYTDARAAKWVWGSFMQRVTRGKANRVFEVPEGVTPAYIDPASGRLATENCPNYYLEYFVTGTQPTETCDVHGGSRPAKPVPVERKEVPERSWFDRLKDWWQH; translated from the coding sequence ATGGGAGACGAGATGCAAAAGCCGAATGCCAGACCATCCCCCGGCTGGACGCCACTCACGGAAACGAAGTGGTTTCAGAGGAGCCGGCTGTTTTTCAGGTGGACGTTTTACGGGCTCGCAGGCTGTGCAGCTTCTGTACTGCTGGGCTTCTTAGTGTTGAAATCGCAGCCGCTGCCGGAGCCCGTACAACCTCTCACCACGCACATCTACAGCGACGACGGCCGTTTGATCGACGAACTGCACAGCGGTGAAAAGCGAGAATACGTGCCGTTGGAAAACATTCCGCCCGCTCTCATTCAGGCGACGATCGCCGTTGAAGACCGCTTTTTTTACGACCACTTCGGCCTGTCACCCCGGGGCATTCTGCGGGCAGCGTGGACGGATTTAAAGGAAATGGCCCTCGTAGAAGGAGCCAGTACGATCACCCAGCAGCTGGCGCGCAATTTGTACTTGAGCCATGACCGGACGTGGGCGCGCAAACTGAAAGAAGCGAAGTACGCGCTCCAACTGGAAATTCACTACGACAAAGATACCCTTTTGGAAATGTACTTAAATGAAGTTTACTTCGGGCACCAAGCTTACGGCGTGGGGCAGGCGGCGAAGATGTTTTTCGGAAAAAAACCAGAAGACCTGACCGTTGCCGAGTGCGCCCTCCTCGCGGGCATCCCGAAGGGAGCGGGAACGTACTCCCCTTACATACACCCCGACAACGCCAAGGAGCGACAGCTCGTCGTACTGAAGGCAATGGAAAGGGAAGGTTATTTAACACGCGATGAAGTGAACGAAATCGCACGCCAACCGCTGTCGTACAAACCGCCGCAGACGACGGAAACGCAAGCCCCGTATTTTCGCGACTACATTAAGTCTTTGGCCGTCCACCGTTACGGACTGAATCAAGACCAAATCGAAAACGGCGGCCTCCACATCTACACGACCCTCGACCTGGACTTGCAACAACAAGCGGAACGAGCGATACAGCAACACATTGACACCGATTCGGAATTGCAAGCTGCGCTCATCGCCGTTGACTCCAAAACAGGGGCCATTAAAGCGATGGTGGGCGGAACGGATTACGAGAAGACCCAGTACAACCGCACGCTGGCCAAACGGCAGCCCGGCTCGGCGTTTAAACCTTTTTTGTACTTGTCCGCGCTGGAAGACGGGTTTACACCGGCCACGATGATGAAGAGCGAGCCGACGACGTTTACATACGGCGACGATGAAGTCTACAAACCGCAAAACTACCACGGCCAGTACGCCTATAGGCCGATTACGATGCGGGAAGCCCTCGTGCGGTCCGACAACGTGTACGCCGTGAAGACACACTTCAAACTCGGTTTGCAGCCGTTAGTGGAAACGGCTGAACAGCTCGGCATCAAAGAAAACCTTTCACCCCACCCTTCCCTCGCCCTCGGCTCCATCCCCGTCTCCCCCCTGGAGATGACTGAAGCGTACACGACCATCGCCCGGCAAGGGGAGCACGTCGGGTTGACGGCGATTAAACGCATTGAGGACAGCAGGGGGAACGTACTGGCAGAGGCGGATATAACCTCCGAGCGCGTCGCCTCGCCCGCCTATACGTTTGTCCTCACCCACATGATGCAAGGGGTGTTTGACGACGAGGGGGGCACGGGGAACATCGTGCGCCAACTCGTAAAGCGCCCGGTCGCGGGCAAAACCGGTACGACCGACTGGGACAGCTGGATGATCGGTTTCGACACGGACCTCGTGACGACCGTCTGGGTCGGTTACGACCAGAACGAGAAACTTTCTTACACCGATGCGCGCGCTGCGAAGTGGGTGTGGGGCTCGTTCATGCAACGCGTGACCCGGGGAAAAGCGAACCGGGTTTTTGAAGTGCCGGAAGGTGTCACCCCCGCTTACATCGATCCGGCCAGCGGACGCCTGGCCACCGAAAATTGTCCAAATTACTACTTGGAGTACTTCGTCACGGGAACACAACCGACTGAAACGTGTGACGTCCACGGAGGAAGCCGACCGGCAAAACCGGTCCCCGTGGAAAGGAAGGAAGTCCCGGAACGCTCCTGGTTCGACCGCTTAAAGGATTGGTGGCAGCATTAA
- a CDS encoding YwhD family protein — MPRKKDLGGGFQILGADSTTHGGYVTGTLNLNNISAVLIDGDEATIDLGAIHGKSKAERGIKFIDDPSQMEAELPNPKTYYIVWVAVDRGPNGPFYAGLGDCTVQIDRKARRGFKNMAEHVNQMDAAMKRKVKIKFLDNRAKRALKQLLIDHSQEMWNNTPEETKAALESET, encoded by the coding sequence ATGCCGAGGAAGAAAGATTTAGGCGGTGGATTTCAAATTCTCGGTGCCGATTCGACGACACACGGCGGTTACGTGACCGGAACGTTAAATTTGAACAACATTTCCGCCGTACTGATAGATGGCGACGAAGCGACGATCGACCTGGGCGCTATACACGGAAAGAGCAAAGCAGAGCGGGGCATTAAGTTTATCGATGACCCGAGCCAAATGGAGGCGGAACTGCCGAACCCAAAAACGTACTACATCGTGTGGGTGGCCGTCGACCGCGGACCGAACGGACCGTTTTACGCTGGATTGGGCGACTGCACGGTACAGATCGACCGGAAAGCGCGCCGCGGGTTTAAAAACATGGCCGAACACGTGAACCAGATGGACGCCGCTATGAAGCGCAAAGTAAAAATAAAGTTTTTAGACAACCGGGCGAAAAGGGCGCTTAAACAGTTGTTAATCGACCACAGCCAGGAGATGTGGAACAATACGCCCGAAGAGACAAAAGCGGCATTGGAAAGTGAAACGTGA
- a CDS encoding NCS2 family permease, with the protein MEKFFQFHQHNTNLRTETLAGATTFLTMVYIVVVNPAILSETGMDFGAVFVATVLAASLSTLIMGVFANYPIAIAPGMGLNAYFAYSVVGQNGVGWETAMGAVLVAGLLFLLLTLTTLRESLIKAIPTSLKNGITAGIGLFIAFIGLKSAGIIVDDEVNLVGLGDLHAPVTILSLAGLLFTLVLMTLRVPGALFFGMVCTGVVGWLSGMLHIEGPWVAAPPSLAPTFGEAVVALPDVFSQGLYAVIFAFLLVTLFDTTGTMIGVAEQAGLMKNGVFPRMKPALFADALGMTTGAVMGTTPTSAYIESSAGVATGGRTGFTAVVVGVLLLGTLFFAPVVSAIAALPAITAPTLIIVGCFMMGGLAKVEWNDFDEAFPAFIVMLSMPLTSSIATGIALGFITYPLLKIVRGNFRDVHPLLYVFMLLFTLQLAFLPE; encoded by the coding sequence ATGGAGAAATTCTTTCAGTTTCATCAACATAATACGAATCTCCGAACTGAAACCCTTGCCGGAGCGACGACCTTTTTGACGATGGTGTACATCGTCGTCGTCAATCCTGCCATCCTGTCGGAAACAGGGATGGACTTCGGCGCCGTTTTTGTGGCGACGGTGTTAGCCGCCTCGCTCAGCACGCTCATCATGGGCGTGTTCGCCAACTATCCTATCGCCATCGCGCCGGGAATGGGGCTGAACGCTTATTTCGCCTACAGTGTTGTGGGACAAAACGGTGTCGGATGGGAAACGGCGATGGGGGCGGTACTCGTCGCGGGACTGTTGTTCTTGCTGCTCACCCTTACGACGTTGCGCGAAAGTTTGATTAAGGCGATTCCCACCAGTCTCAAAAACGGCATAACGGCCGGGATCGGACTGTTTATCGCGTTTATCGGTTTGAAATCAGCCGGTATCATCGTCGACGACGAGGTCAACCTCGTCGGATTGGGCGACTTGCACGCTCCAGTGACTATCCTCAGTTTGGCCGGGTTGCTCTTCACCCTGGTACTCATGACGTTGCGCGTACCGGGAGCGCTCTTTTTCGGCATGGTGTGCACGGGGGTCGTCGGTTGGCTATCGGGAATGCTCCACATCGAGGGACCGTGGGTGGCAGCACCTCCGAGCCTCGCCCCAACGTTCGGTGAAGCCGTCGTTGCGCTTCCTGACGTGTTCAGTCAAGGATTGTACGCCGTCATATTCGCCTTCCTGCTCGTGACGTTGTTCGACACAACAGGGACGATGATCGGTGTCGCCGAACAAGCGGGACTCATGAAGAACGGTGTTTTCCCGCGGATGAAACCGGCACTGTTCGCCGACGCCCTCGGGATGACGACCGGGGCTGTCATGGGGACGACTCCAACGAGCGCCTACATTGAATCGTCTGCCGGTGTGGCAACCGGCGGACGCACCGGCTTTACGGCTGTAGTCGTCGGTGTCTTGCTCCTCGGGACACTGTTTTTCGCACCGGTCGTCAGTGCCATCGCCGCCCTTCCGGCCATTACTGCGCCGACACTGATCATCGTCGGCTGCTTTATGATGGGCGGTCTGGCCAAAGTGGAGTGGAATGACTTTGACGAGGCGTTCCCCGCCTTTATCGTCATGTTGAGCATGCCCCTGACGTCGAGCATCGCCACCGGGATCGCCCTCGGTTTCATCACGTACCCGCTGTTGAAAATCGTCCGCGGCAATTTCCGCGACGTCCATCCGCTCCTGTACGTGTTCATGTTGTTGTTCACGTTACAGCTGGCGTTTCTACCAGAATAG
- the cls gene encoding cardiolipin synthase: MGIFASGIAFIFFGFIAVVIVLENRNPSKTLAWLIVLTFLPIVGFFFYLVFGQNIRKKKRFRRKELADFGGLQQVAEKQLGVRESEPILAEDVNRRRLVNLVLRNSRSPFTVHNRIHILTNGVETFRAIIQALNEATHHIHMQYYIWRDDQIGRDIQRVLIEKARAGVEVRIIYDGVGSMDLRRSYIDELREAGVEIYPFLPVAFPVITSKLNYRNHRKIVVVDGKVAFMGGLNIGDEYLGKDPRMGFWRDTHLEVRGDAVALLQAIFLMDWDFVKGESHYRLQEEIYFPAHNVREKQFVQIAASGPDSEWEAIMQAYFTAVTSATQSVHITSPYFIPDDSMLMAIKTAALSGVDVKLILPSRPDHKIVFWATMSYVQELLEAGVNVYLYEKGFIHAKILIVDGVVASLGTANMDIRSFYYNFEVNALIYDEGIVKRLEEDFQQDLKDSRRVTLGDVYGRPLRQKLKESSARLFSPLL, translated from the coding sequence GTGGGGATCTTCGCTTCGGGTATCGCGTTTATATTTTTCGGTTTTATCGCTGTGGTCATTGTGTTGGAGAACCGCAATCCGTCCAAGACGCTGGCTTGGCTCATTGTCTTGACTTTCCTTCCCATCGTCGGCTTTTTCTTTTACCTCGTGTTTGGACAAAATATCCGCAAGAAGAAGCGGTTCCGCCGGAAGGAGCTGGCTGACTTCGGAGGGCTGCAGCAAGTCGCGGAGAAGCAGTTGGGAGTCCGGGAATCGGAACCCATCTTAGCGGAGGATGTCAACCGGCGCCGCCTGGTAAATCTCGTGCTGCGCAATTCACGGTCGCCGTTTACTGTGCACAACCGGATTCACATTTTGACGAACGGTGTGGAGACGTTTCGCGCTATCATTCAGGCGTTGAACGAAGCGACGCACCACATCCACATGCAGTACTACATCTGGCGCGACGACCAAATTGGGCGGGACATTCAGCGCGTTTTGATTGAAAAGGCCCGTGCCGGTGTAGAAGTGCGGATCATCTACGACGGAGTGGGCAGCATGGACTTGCGCCGCTCCTACATCGACGAGTTGAGAGAGGCCGGTGTGGAAATTTATCCGTTTTTACCTGTTGCGTTTCCGGTCATTACAAGTAAACTGAACTACCGCAATCACCGAAAAATTGTCGTCGTTGACGGAAAGGTCGCCTTTATGGGCGGCCTCAACATCGGGGATGAATACTTGGGGAAAGACCCGCGGATGGGTTTTTGGCGGGATACCCATCTGGAGGTGCGGGGAGACGCAGTGGCCTTGTTACAGGCGATCTTTTTGATGGATTGGGATTTTGTGAAGGGGGAGTCCCACTACCGGCTGCAGGAGGAAATCTACTTTCCGGCGCACAATGTGCGTGAAAAACAATTTGTACAAATTGCCGCCAGCGGACCGGACTCCGAATGGGAGGCGATCATGCAAGCGTATTTTACCGCTGTCACGTCCGCGACCCAGTCAGTACACATCACATCGCCGTACTTCATCCCTGACGACAGCATGCTGATGGCAATCAAGACAGCGGCTTTAAGTGGTGTGGACGTCAAACTGATTCTTCCTTCCCGCCCTGATCACAAGATCGTGTTCTGGGCTACGATGTCGTACGTGCAAGAACTGCTGGAAGCCGGTGTGAACGTCTATTTGTACGAAAAGGGGTTTATCCACGCCAAAATTTTGATCGTGGATGGGGTCGTCGCCTCGCTGGGAACTGCCAATATGGACATCCGCAGTTTTTATTACAACTTTGAGGTGAACGCCCTCATATATGATGAGGGGATCGTGAAGCGGTTAGAGGAGGATTTTCAGCAAGACCTCAAGGACAGCCGCCGCGTCACTCTCGGGGACGTGTACGGCCGGCCCCTGCGGCAAAAACTGAAGGAATCAAGCGCCCGCCTGTTCTCCCCGCTGTTGTGA
- a CDS encoding Cof-type HAD-IIB family hydrolase, which yields MKSIKLIALDMDGTLLNRDLEVSRANREAIHLAQQKGVHVVLSTGRFIASTREYARSLRLTSYLVTSNGAEVWDASGKLWHRRALSSELVEWMYRMGEQYRTRVWGATAERVWDGGAIPGSVHDHKWLKFGFDTEKDDVRNTIWKKLVETGELEVSNSTPTNIEVNAKGVSKAAALETVCRQLNFSMDDVLAVGDSLNDVAMIRSAGIGVAMGNAQERVREAADWVTVTNEEDGVATAIHRWVLGTR from the coding sequence ATGAAGTCCATCAAACTGATTGCATTGGATATGGACGGCACGTTGCTGAACAGAGACTTGGAGGTCTCGCGGGCTAACCGGGAAGCTATTCACCTGGCACAACAAAAAGGGGTTCACGTTGTACTGAGCACCGGACGGTTTATAGCCAGCACACGGGAGTACGCCCGTTCACTTCGTTTGACGTCCTATCTGGTGACGAGTAACGGGGCGGAAGTGTGGGATGCGTCAGGGAAGTTGTGGCACAGGCGCGCGTTGTCTTCGGAGTTGGTGGAGTGGATGTACCGCATGGGGGAACAGTACAGGACTCGCGTCTGGGGAGCGACGGCTGAGCGGGTTTGGGATGGAGGCGCCATCCCGGGCAGTGTCCACGACCACAAATGGCTAAAGTTCGGCTTCGATACTGAAAAGGATGACGTCCGCAACACCATTTGGAAGAAGCTTGTGGAAACCGGCGAGCTTGAGGTGAGCAACTCGACCCCGACGAATATCGAGGTGAATGCTAAAGGGGTCAGCAAAGCGGCTGCACTGGAAACGGTGTGCCGCCAGTTAAACTTCTCCATGGACGACGTTCTCGCAGTTGGGGACAGTTTGAACGACGTGGCCATGATCCGGTCTGCCGGCATCGGAGTGGCGATGGGCAACGCCCAGGAACGGGTCAGAGAAGCGGCCGACTGGGTGACCGTGACGAATGAGGAAGACGGTGTGGCCACGGCTATACACCGATGGGTGCTAGGTACACGATAA
- a CDS encoding Na+/H+ antiporter NhaC family protein encodes MELSGQKEVFSRAAGGKRIQKLEFRFGAFGAAVPLLIFVIWAVTTSVLGVSSEIGLVLGAVIGLAVGLFFCKSKWEDYAQGLFDGLAQPVGVIAMVAWFWAGMFAQVLQAGGLVEGLVWLGQASGVTGSLFVATTFVLASVFSTAVGTGYGTTVAFCTLMYPAGVATGADPTMLFAAILAGAVFGDNLAPVSDTTIVSATTQDADVPGVVRSRFKYSIAAAVPALILFAVFGGGGETEITDTTALQAMQESTSPAGLVLLIPFILVIVLALSGQHLITSLTWGIVSSIPIVIGLNLGTMGDIIRFNPESDVYVEGALVDGIAGYVNMAILILLIVAASHLLRLGGTMEVMTRALMRWINGIVRRAELAIWGIVALLNSAITINTAAEIAAAPFVKEIGEKYSIHRYRRANMLDAMTSALGYIFPWGAPVLLGLGTMVGLQERYEWLPVVQPTSVFPFVFQGWFLVIVMLLAALTGWGLRFEGRDGEEAKQPPKGDR; translated from the coding sequence ATGGAGTTAAGCGGCCAGAAAGAAGTCTTTTCACGCGCAGCAGGAGGTAAGCGCATACAGAAATTGGAGTTTCGCTTTGGTGCCTTCGGTGCGGCGGTGCCGTTGCTGATTTTCGTCATTTGGGCCGTGACGACGAGCGTGCTCGGGGTGTCTTCTGAAATCGGGCTCGTTCTGGGTGCGGTGATCGGCCTGGCTGTGGGCTTGTTCTTCTGTAAAAGTAAATGGGAGGATTACGCCCAGGGGTTGTTTGATGGGTTGGCACAGCCGGTCGGGGTCATCGCCATGGTGGCGTGGTTCTGGGCCGGGATGTTTGCCCAGGTGTTGCAGGCGGGGGGATTGGTCGAAGGGCTCGTCTGGTTGGGGCAAGCGTCGGGTGTCACCGGCTCGCTGTTTGTAGCGACGACGTTTGTGTTGGCTTCTGTCTTTTCTACCGCTGTAGGCACCGGGTACGGGACGACGGTCGCGTTTTGCACGCTCATGTACCCGGCAGGCGTGGCCACGGGTGCCGATCCGACGATGCTCTTTGCCGCCATTTTGGCAGGGGCAGTGTTTGGAGACAATCTGGCACCTGTTTCGGACACGACGATCGTGTCGGCGACGACGCAGGATGCCGATGTGCCGGGAGTCGTGCGTTCGCGCTTTAAATACTCCATTGCTGCAGCGGTACCGGCTCTCATCCTCTTTGCCGTATTTGGCGGAGGCGGCGAGACAGAAATAACGGATACAACTGCGCTGCAGGCGATGCAAGAGTCCACGAGTCCTGCAGGACTTGTGTTGCTCATACCGTTTATCCTCGTCATTGTCCTCGCCCTCTCCGGACAACATCTGATTACTTCCTTGACGTGGGGCATTGTGTCTTCCATTCCCATTGTCATCGGTTTGAATTTGGGGACGATGGGCGACATTATCCGTTTCAACCCGGAGTCGGACGTCTATGTGGAAGGGGCTTTAGTTGACGGAATAGCTGGGTACGTGAACATGGCCATTCTCATTTTGCTCATTGTTGCGGCATCCCATTTACTCCGCTTAGGCGGAACGATGGAAGTCATGACGCGCGCCTTGATGAGATGGATCAACGGCATCGTCCGCAGGGCAGAATTGGCCATTTGGGGCATAGTCGCCCTGCTGAACAGTGCTATTACGATCAATACGGCGGCTGAAATTGCGGCTGCTCCCTTTGTAAAGGAAATTGGTGAAAAGTACAGCATACACCGTTACCGGCGGGCGAATATGCTGGATGCGATGACATCGGCGCTCGGTTACATTTTTCCTTGGGGTGCTCCAGTGTTGCTCGGATTAGGCACGATGGTCGGATTGCAAGAGCGCTACGAGTGGCTGCCCGTTGTACAGCCGACCTCTGTCTTCCCGTTCGTCTTTCAAGGGTGGTTTCTCGTCATCGTGATGCTGTTGGCCGCTTTAACAGGCTGGGGTTTGCGCTTTGAAGGGAGGGATGGAGAAGAAGCGAAACAACCTCCCAAAGGGGATCGTTAA